The Chlamydiales bacterium STE3 genomic interval ATGCCATCTCTAATGAAGTAGCCAAAAACACCTTCAATCTCTCCATCTTTTTTTATTGCTTTAAGCTGCAAAAGATTGCTTTGAAAAACTAAGTTCATAAAGTTTTCGTTAATCTGTGGATTCAGTGCCGAATACTTATCTAGATAAAGATGTTTATAAAGTGACAAGATTTTCTCGCTATCTTTAACGGTTAAATCTTTGTGATCCAAAATTGTATAGCGACTTTCACGTAATAGCTTTAAATCGCTCTTAAATATTCTTGTCTGGAAAATTTCTTCTTTCTTGGTATCAGTTAAAAAAACTTGCCTTGTGATAATGAAGTCGTAACCTGCATTCTTAAGGGCTTGGCTAAGTTGAGGGTATACCGCTTGATTGATTGATTTAAAAGCGATTGTGTAGTCAGGAAAATGGTGTGATAAATACTTGGTAAGCGCTTCGATATGCTCATCCTTGAGATCTTTAAAATAAAGGTCTGTGGGGAAAAGCCAATTATTTATGTAAATAATTTTATTGATTTTTCCTTTCCGCAATAGCTTTCCAAGTCCTTTAACTAATCCACAAACAATTTTTCTTAATACTGCTTGTTTAAAAAAGTGCTTTGAGTTCTCAAGAGCGTAGCTAACATAATGAGCAAAAGGGGAACAAACAAAAGAATTTTCATAATTGTCATCGACAATAGCTATAGGAATCACATAAGAATCGATCATTAACGCATGCATGCGCGTTTCAATGTTATCAATATAGCGTTTTGTGCCATTTTTAATTAGAGGTAGGAGAAAGTTTTTTGTGTAAACTCCCTCCTCATCAGTAGGCCAA includes:
- a CDS encoding Uncharacterized protein (Product derived from UniProtKB/Trembl:F8KWT7), producing MDKSSTLSISLPRDAVKVQSSVNNIRLYDMATIDQLVWPTDEEGVYTKNFLLPLIKNGTKRYIDNIETRMHALMIDSYVIPIAIVDDNYENSFVCSPFAHYVSYALENSKHFFKQAVLRKIVCGLVKGLGKLLRKGKINKIIYINNWLFPTDLYFKDLKDEHIEALTKYLSHHFPDYTIAFKSINQAVYPQLSQALKNAGYDFIITRQVFLTDTKKEEIFQTRIFKSDLKLLRESRYTILDHKDLTVKDSEKILSLYKHLYLDKYSALNPQINENFMNLVFQSNLLQLKAIKKDGEIEGVFGYFIRDGIMTAPLFGYEANSIENKNLYRLLSTLLTLEAKNKGCLLHQSAGASFYKKLRRAEPHMEFMAVHHKHLPSFRRFPWKGLKFIMNNAKSYFKDY